In Salvelinus namaycush isolate Seneca chromosome 12, SaNama_1.0, whole genome shotgun sequence, the DNA window CTCTACTGCATGTACAGTTTTACCGAACATGGGGAGTGAAATATTGAAGCCGTCTGCATAAATGAGTTGTGAGAAAGTGAAAAGTAAGTTGACTTCCGGCTTTCCAGATGTGTTGTAAGAGGTAAAGAGTAAGGAAGAGTGATGAGCTGGTTGATGTGGTTTCTTTTAGGGGTAAAGAGGTGTGAGTTTCTTTAACGTGTTCTGGGATGAAATGTAACAATGTTCTAAAATGTGTATCTCTCCTTCTGTTCCAGGTCTCTCTGATGTGCCGTGAGAGGTGCGACTCCCCCGTCCCGACCCCGTCCCGACCCCATCCCCCTCCCTCGTGCCACTACTTCAAGGACCAGGATGGACCCTCCCCCAGGTCGTGGCCCTGCCCTAGTCAGGATGGACCTGGATGGGCTGGACCTCCAGCAGGTGCCTGTCCTCTCCCTGGACCAGATTCGCTCCATCCGGGCCAGCAATGACTATGTGGAGCGCCCCGTGGCCCTGGACCACGCCTCACATTCTGGCTTCTTTTACACCCACGACGACCACTACCCCATCACCCATGGGTACCCCCCTCAAGGTTACCTTCATGGTTACTCTCAGGGGTACCCGTCCCACGCCCCTCTCCCCCGGAGCCAGAGCCAGCAGCAACACGCCCATCTGACCCATCTGAGTCGCTCCAGTACAGCCAGCTCAGCCATGTCCCGGACCAGCGCTGCCTCCGACCAGAGACTCCTGGCGGGCCTGACGCCCTCCCACTCTGGCCTGGCCTCAGTGGTGCGCTCCCAGCCTAAAGGAGAACTCAAGCCTGAGGCTTCTCTAGGTAAAGgcctggaggagggagaggacctGGGCTTGCACCTGTTTATCTGTGAGCGCTGTGGGAGGTGTAAGTGTCAGGAGTGCTGCGCCCCGCGGAGCCTGCCGTCCTACTGGGTCTGTAGGCAGCGCTGCCTCTGCTCTGCTCAGAGTGCTGTGGAGTACGGCACCTGTCTGTGCTGCGTTAAGGGCCTGTTCTACCACTGCTCCGCTCAGGATGATGAGGACAACTGTGCCGACCGGCCCTGTGCTTGCACGCCCGCCCACGCCTGCGCTCGCTGGGGTACCATTGGCCTTCTGGCGCTGTGCCTGCCCTGTCTCTGCTGCTACCCACCTGCCAGACTGTGCCTCGCCCTGTGCCAGCGGGCCCACGACCGAGCCACCCGCCCCGGCTGCCGCTGCAGCAACACCAACACCGTGTGCCGCAAGATCTCCACCTCCAACCCCAACCCCGGGCACGCCCCCTTCCGCAGCAAGTCCCTGGAGAAGCCTGTATGACAGTGGTGCACCTGGAGTCAATCGCCGCCTGGACAACGCAGTCTTTGACAACATTGCCATGACAATGCAATCGCCCCGCCCAGCCCGTCGTGATCTACCTACAGTGACCTTTCACCTTACGTACTTTCCATACTTCTTCTTTTCCTCCTGCCTGAAGAGAAATGACCAAAAGccttactgtactttactgtaacTGTACTGTACGTGTGGAGACTTGAGCCGAAACCTGAAACCGCCTGGTGCTTTTTGCTGAACTGACTGCCAAACTTAACCTTACAGTGTTACTGTGTGGGCATACTGTCTCTACCTTCCCCTTACTGTGTGGGCATACTGTCTCTACCTTCCCCTTACTGTGTGGGCATACTGTCTCTACCTTCCCCTTACTGTGTGGGCATACTGTCTCTACCTTCCCCTTACTGTGTGGGCATACTGTCTCTACCTTCCCCTTACTGTGTGGGCATACTGTCACTACCTCTCCCTTACTGTGTGGGCATACTGTCTCTACCTTCCCCTTACTGTGTGGGCATACTGTCACTACCTTCCCCTTACTGTGTGGGCATACTGTCTCTACCTTCCCCTTACTGTGTGGGCATACTGTCTCTACCGCCCCCTTACTGTGTGGGCATACTGTCACTACCTTCCCCTTACTGTGTGGGCATACTGTCTCTACCTTCCCCTTACTGTGTGGGCATGCTGTCTCTACCTTCCCCTTACTGTGTGGGCATACTGTCTCTACCGCCCCCTTACTGTGTGGGCATACTGTCTCTACCTTCCCCTTACTGTGTGGGCATACTGTCACTACCTTCCCCTTACTGTGTGGGCATGCAGTCTCTACCTTCCCCTTACTGTGTGGGCATACTGTCACTACCTTCCCCTTACTGTGTGGGCATGCAGTCTCTACCTTCCCCTTACTGTGTGGGCATACTGTCACTACCTTCCCCTTACTGTGTGGGCATGCAGTCTCTACCTTCCCCTTACTGTGTGGGCATACTGTCTCTACCTACCCCTTACTGTGTGGGCATACTGTCTCTACCTTCCCCTCACTGTGTGGGCATACTGTCACTACCTTCCCCTTACTGTGTGGGCATACTGTCACTACCTTCCCCTTCCTGTGTGGGCATACTGTCTCTACCTTCCCCTTACTGTGTGGGCATACTGTCTCTACCTTCCCCTTACTGTGTGGGCATACTGTCTCTACCTTCCCCTTACTGTGTGGGCATACTGTCACTACCTTCCCCTTACTGTGTGTGCATACTGTCACTACCTTCCCCTTACTGTGTGGGCATACTGTCACTACCTTCCCCTTCCTGTGTGGGCATCTGTGTGGGCATACTGTCTCTACCTTCCCCTTACTGTGTGGGCATACTGTCACTACCTTCCCCTTACTGTGTGGGCATACTGTCACTACCTTCCCCTTCCTGTGTGGGCATCTGTGTGGGCATACTGTCTCTACCTTCCCCTTACTGTGTGGGCATACTGTCACTACCTTCCCCTTACTGTGTGGGCATACTGTCACTACCTTCCCCTTCCTGTGTGAGCATCTGTGTGGGCATACTGTCTCTACCTTCCCCTTACTGTGTGGGCATACTGTCACTACCTTCCCCTTACTGTGTGGGCATACTGTCACTACCTTCCCCTTCCTGTGTGGGCATCTGTGTGGGCATACTGTCTCTACCTTCCCCTTACTGTGTGGGCATACTGTCACTACCTTCCCCTTACTGTGTGGGCATACTGTCACTACCTTCCCCTTACTGTGTGGGCATCTGTGTGGGCATACTGTCTCTACCTTCCCCTTACTGTGTGAGCATCTGTGTGGGCATACTGTCTCTACCTTCCCCTTACTGTGTGGGCCACTCTACTGTACATAGTACTGTGGCTATTCTCTGTGTGCGCCTGCCTGGCCGACCAGACCGTTACTCAACAGACCAACCTCACTGTGCTGTGTGATGGGCTGGGGTTCGGGGGCTGGGGTTAGACTTGACCTATTTATTTATTGGACTTCCTCTTCAGTGAGgtagagcgatagagagagacataggtagagaggtagagagagagtgaggtagagagagagatagcgagagcgGACCATGTGTTATGTGAGTACAGTGAGCAAGCTACTAGAACAAATCCTAACACAGCCATTAAATAAAAGGGGTCTCTAGCAAATGTGTATTCCAGTTAtggcagaaacagagacaggatgGTATATAGGGAGTCTACAGGGTgagcctccttccctcccctccctctctgaaGAGGCTTCCTGGAGCCGACCGACTGAATGGACATACAAGATTTGGCAACGAGCGGCCATGGCAGACATTTTGTCTGAGGCTGATGCAAAGACCCTATCCTAATGGTGGAACAAAGACACAAACTCTGAAACACAAACATGTATTACTGTTTGACACACCAAAAAGGGACCATGATGTACCCGGAGAATCTAAAGTGATTAAGCTCATTTAATATGGAAAGCACTGTGAGATATAGAGGTGGATCGTCTGTAGTTGCCCAGCTGTCTAACTAACAGACTAACTTGGGGGGCCTCCCTTATGACCAGgcataagggtgtgtgtgtgtgtgtgtgtgtgtgcttgcacgaGCATGTGTATGTGCACAAATgtttgtgtgtaagtgtgtgttctTACCTGTGTATGTGcagtatacactatatatatacaaaagtatgtggacaacccttcaaattagtggattcggctatttcaggcatacccgttgctgacaggtgtataacattgagcacacagccatgcaatctccatagagagacattggcagtagaaaggccttactgaagaactcagtgactttcaacgtggcaccgtcattggatgccacctttccaacatgcCAGTTTGTAACATTTTTGCCCaactagagctgccctggtcaactgtaagtcctgttattgtgaagtggaaaagtctaggagcaacaacggctcagccgcgaagtggtaggccacacaagctcacagaacaggaccgccaagtgctgaagcacgtagtgcgtaaaaaagtgtctgtccttggttgcaacactcactaccgagttccaaactgcatctggaagacacgtcagcacaagaactgttcgtcaggagcttatgaagtgggtttccatggccgagcagcctcacacaagcctaagataaccatgcgcaatgccaagcgttggttggagtggtgtaaagcttgccgccattggactctggaacaaggaaacgcgttctctggaatgatgaatcacgcttcaccatctggcagtctgacggacgaatgtGGTTTGGTGcattccaggagaacgctacctgtcccaatgcataatgccaactgtaaagtttggtggaggaggaataatggtctggggctgtttttcatagttcgggttaggccccttaattccagtgaagggaaatcataacgctacagcatacaatgacattctagacaattctgtgcttccaactttgtggcaacagtttggggaaggccctttcctgtttcagcatgacaatgccccccatgcacaaagcgaggtccatacagaaatggtttgtcgagatcgtgtggaagaacttgactggcctgcacagagccctgacctcaaccccatcgaacacctttgggattaattagaatgccgactgcgagcaaGGTCTAATCACCAACTTCAgtacccaacctcactaatgctcttgtggctgaatggaaggaagtccctgcagcaatattCAAATATCtattggaaaaccttcccagaagagtggaggctgttatagcagcaaatgggggaccaactccacattaatgcccatgattttgtaatgaaatgttcgacgagcaggtggtcacatacttttggtcatgtagtgtatgtgagtatgtgtgtgtgggtgtcatgTCCCctcctgtgttagtgtgtgtcggGCCTGTGTATGTTTGCTGTCAGCAGAAGCCTCCTGTTTTATTTTTAGCGCCGCTGCTTCAGAGGACCCAGAGTCTGGTCAGGTTTCCTCTCCACGGCAGGCTGACGCCAGACTTCCCTGACCCCTCACCGCCTGTCTCTCCACTCCTCACCTCCCCTGCCTGTACCCATCCCTCAGCCTCCCCTAACCcattccttcctcccctctcctctattcctccctccatcctgaTAGCGTTGCTGTCTACCGTGCACCAAAGAGATGGAGCTACCCCAAATTCCCAATACAGAGGGATATCATAGGGGATGGACAGTAAGCCAGATAAGAAATATTACCTCCGTTATAGATCCTTACCACTGCGTCCACAACACATTATGCATTTTGCATGGTCAGGGCTTTCCTCTTCTTGACAGATTCCTCTGGCCAGTTTGATCAACCTCAGGCAAGTCCTCCCCCGACCCCATTGGGGGGCGGAGGGGGGCTAGCTAACACCTTCCAGCATCACATCTTAGCACCCCTTCCCTCCCAGTTACATTCCTACTAACTGTATGGACTAAATAAAGGTGTCAGTGTGCTTCAGGTTGGCAGTTCAGCAGGTCAAACTGAACAAGTGCACTCACATACTCTATTAGAAGACCTTCACTTGATAAACGAGAAAGAAGCAgcaatagaactgtttgtccgtTCTGAGACCCTGTAGCCAGAATACACTTCCTAAAAATAGtcagataactcaagaaatctgtcattaatatTGACGTTTTTGCAGAGTTGCTCAATtgtacatctaactaagatgttagGTGCAGTATTTCTCCAGCGAAACAATTTGAATGAAAACTATTCGTCtcttgttgaatgacaacaaacaatcCTTACTGTTGTCCAATCACCGATGAAGAGGCATAGACTTCGGGTACCGATTTCTGCTTGTCTCGAGAAAAAGTTTAGTGTGCCCGAACAACCGAAAACACCCTTGCTGAagaccaaaacgaacaaaaacgtcataaaatgttgtcataatatatgcaggAACTATTCcaaactgtttcggctgggaagcatgcggacgccttaaTAGGTTCCATTCCTCCTTCTCTGAGAGTTGATCTCTGAGAGGAGGCAATTAGCTGTATGATAGCTTCTaatggggaaggagggagggatggaggtgaaTGGAGGAAAGTAGAGTGTGGGAGAGAGCTGTGGAAGTGGAGAAGGGAGGAAAGAAAaggaagggaaggaggaggtTGTGGACAGGGTGACTGTCCGTTAGAAGGACTGATGTTGGAGTGAGTAAAGCTGTGGGAGTGAGGTCATACCATTCCAACATTGGGAGGTGAAGAACTGgcgaggagggatggagggactgAGGGACTGAGTCTGGGGGGGTCTGGTTGTCTTATGTACTGATATCCAAAACCGGATGTGAAAAGTAACACGCTGTgtcaagcatgtgtgtgtgtgtgtgtgcgcttgtatgtgtgcgcacgtgtgtgcttgtaagtgtgtgcacgtgtgtgcttgtatgtgtgtgcacgtgtgtgtgcacgtgtacttgtatgtgtgtgcttgtatgtgtgtgtgcttgtattcacctatgaacacacacactcatccgaTTTGTTGAAGTTACTTTGCTATATTTTTATATGTACATACAGACTGTTATTGTATACATGTATGTATTTTATTCCCCTTTTTATTATGATTGATGTTGCTATGATTATTTTCTATTATAGTGAACATTTACCTTGAGTCACAGACCTGGTCAATACTTGTAACAATTCTTCTAGAGGTTTTGCACTGTGGAGGAGAAGATCATTTACCATGTGCCACACCGTTTATGATGTACCTCAACTTCCCTATTTGCTCCGTGATTCATTtcccaaatacacacacacacacaaattcacaaatacacacacacaaacacaaattcacaaatacacacacaaacaaatacacacccATACACTTCATGGCCAATGTGTAAGGCCCAGGTgaatgtcctctcctctacagtcCTTTCCCTGTAGAGCTCTATCTCCCAGGTGGTCCGGTGTTGAGGGGAAGGGCTCTGTGTGTAGGTAGGTACTGTACTATACATGCATTTCTGCAGAATAACAACCAACCAACCCTCTCGGGTGCTGTATGCAGGCTACAAGTTAACCACTAAACTTCCCCATGTCGTATTAGTAAGTATTGCTTTGGTACAATTGGCATCTTGTATGTTGTAAAATCATTTAAGGAGAATATatggacatatatatatatatatatatatatacatatatatatatatagaaatctATCTAAatgaatatattatatatattaaataTACATTTCACACTTATTTTTTCCCGTTGCTGATATTACCGATGCGTCACAGATATTTATTTAATGGTTGCGATGAGAGAAAAGTATTTATTTGACGGCGGAAATTGCGAGGATGATATTTTTGGCTTTATGGTTTGGTTTCTCTCGGAGTGGTGTGGCGGCTGCAGCCCTCATGGCTAACCAATAAAAGGTGTTTCCAAATGGTGTTTCCAAATGGCCTGTGTCTGGCTGCCTCTTCtctggtgtgtgcgtgtgcgtgtgtggctgtttgcatcagtgtgtgtgtgtgtgtgtttgtgagatgcTCATACCGTGTTAACCCTAGTGTTGTAGACTGTCAGGTTTGATGACCAGAGTAGTCACGTCCATATGCCGTAAGTCAAAAAGACTGGTGAGGCCTTTCCTCGCCCTGCCCATTTGCCATGcagaaaaggtgtgtgtgtgtatgtatgtgtgtgtgtatttgtgctgTATAGACTGCTGTATGTTCATGATGTTGCAGTGGTCAGGGGGAGCCTTTGTCCATGGTCCTTCACTCCACTCCTCGACGGCCCCATCAATAAGTAATCAAGGCCAGCTCACACTAATGGCTTCTTAGAGGAGTgaatacagatgtgtgtgtgtgtgtgtgttcgtgagtgactgtctgactgggtttgtgactgtctgtgtgaccgtgtgtgtgactgtctgtgtgattgtctgtgtgaccgtgtgtgtgactgtctgtgtgactgtgtgtgtgactatctgtgtgaccgtgtgtgtgactgtctgtgtgactgtgtgcgtgTATATgtcttcccactgggcaaaaactggtagCATCAATGTTATTTCGAcctcatttcaacaacaaaagtCAATctgatgttgaatcaacgtggaaaacggATTGGATTTTGGTATTTTTTTTCACTCAactaacctaaatccaatgacatggtgaacatttttgttgatttcacgttgaattcataTTAGTTGACATCTCAATCAAATGTCAATCAAAACTAGAAgttgaaatgacgtctgtgcccagtgggttagcATGCATGCACTTGAGGAAACCCACCCTTTCTGCTCATCATCACAAACTGAAGTGCATTAAAGCAGACCTcttaccctctctcactctcctgcctacccctggagacacacacacacac includes these proteins:
- the LOC120057109 gene encoding protein sprouty homolog 3 encodes the protein MDPPPGRGPALVRMDLDGLDLQQVPVLSLDQIRSIRASNDYVERPVALDHASHSGFFYTHDDHYPITHGYPPQGYLHGYSQGYPSHAPLPRSQSQQQHAHLTHLSRSSTASSAMSRTSAASDQRLLAGLTPSHSGLASVVRSQPKGELKPEASLGKGLEEGEDLGLHLFICERCGRCKCQECCAPRSLPSYWVCRQRCLCSAQSAVEYGTCLCCVKGLFYHCSAQDDEDNCADRPCACTPAHACARWGTIGLLALCLPCLCCYPPARLCLALCQRAHDRATRPGCRCSNTNTVCRKISTSNPNPGHAPFRSKSLEKPV